The Marinobacter subterrani genome has a segment encoding these proteins:
- the lpdA gene encoding dihydrolipoyl dehydrogenase, whose protein sequence is MSDKYDVIVIGAGPGGYVAAIKAAQLGLKTACVESWTAEDGKAQVLGGTCLNVGCIPSKALLEISHKFEETSHDYEMQGIIAKDVKMDIGKMMERKSGIVKQLTGGIAGLFKSNGVTSIHGHGKLLANRKVEVTDKDGKTKTYEAENVILATGSKPIQIPPAPFDGDYIVDSEGALEFSDVPKRLGVIGAGVIGLELGSVWARLGAEVTVLEAQDTFLPMVDQQVAKDALKQFQKQGLNIVMGARMTGAEVKRKLVNVTYEDSKGKHEAKFDKLIVAVGRRPYTDNLLSEDAGVQMDERGFIFVDDNCKTEAPGVWAIGDVVRGPMLAHKASEEGIMVAERIAGHKPQVNYDCIPNVIYTSPEVAWVGKSEEQLKAEGEEYNVGTFPFAANGRAMAANSASGLVKIIADAKTDRIVGFHVVGPQASEIVAQGVIAMEFGSSAEDLALTCFAHPTLSESVHEAALAVGGGAIHIANRRKKK, encoded by the coding sequence ATGTCTGATAAGTACGACGTCATTGTCATTGGTGCAGGCCCCGGGGGCTACGTGGCCGCCATCAAAGCGGCTCAGCTCGGTCTCAAGACCGCGTGTGTTGAGTCCTGGACCGCGGAAGACGGCAAGGCACAGGTGCTCGGCGGAACCTGCCTGAACGTTGGCTGTATTCCGTCCAAGGCACTGCTGGAAATTTCTCACAAGTTCGAGGAAACCTCGCACGATTACGAGATGCAGGGCATCATCGCCAAGGATGTCAAAATGGACATCGGCAAGATGATGGAGCGCAAGAGCGGCATCGTTAAGCAGCTGACCGGCGGTATTGCAGGCCTGTTCAAGTCCAATGGTGTTACCTCCATCCACGGTCACGGCAAGCTGCTGGCGAACCGCAAGGTGGAAGTCACCGACAAGGACGGCAAGACCAAGACCTACGAGGCGGAAAATGTGATTCTGGCCACCGGCTCCAAGCCGATCCAGATCCCGCCCGCTCCGTTTGATGGCGACTACATCGTCGATTCCGAGGGTGCGCTGGAATTCAGCGACGTGCCTAAGCGTCTTGGCGTTATCGGCGCCGGTGTTATCGGCCTTGAGCTCGGCAGTGTGTGGGCCCGCCTGGGAGCTGAGGTAACTGTGCTGGAAGCTCAGGACACCTTCCTGCCCATGGTTGACCAGCAGGTTGCCAAGGATGCCCTGAAGCAGTTCCAAAAGCAGGGTCTGAATATTGTCATGGGTGCACGCATGACGGGCGCAGAAGTGAAGCGCAAGCTGGTGAACGTGACCTATGAGGATTCCAAGGGCAAGCATGAGGCCAAATTCGACAAGCTGATTGTTGCCGTTGGTCGCCGCCCCTACACCGACAACCTGCTGTCTGAGGATGCCGGTGTCCAGATGGACGAGCGTGGATTCATCTTTGTGGACGACAACTGCAAGACCGAGGCGCCGGGCGTATGGGCGATTGGTGATGTGGTTCGTGGCCCCATGCTCGCTCACAAGGCCTCGGAAGAAGGCATCATGGTTGCCGAGCGTATCGCCGGGCACAAGCCCCAGGTGAATTACGACTGTATCCCGAACGTTATCTACACCTCGCCGGAAGTTGCCTGGGTCGGCAAGTCCGAGGAGCAGCTCAAGGCGGAAGGTGAAGAATACAACGTGGGTACCTTCCCGTTTGCTGCCAATGGCCGTGCCATGGCCGCAAACTCGGCATCCGGTCTGGTCAAGATTATTGCTGATGCGAAAACCGACCGTATCGTCGGGTTCCATGTAGTAGGTCCCCAGGCCTCTGAAATCGTTGCCCAGGGCGTGATTGCCATGGAATTCGGTTCCAGCGCCGAAGACCTGGCCCTGACCTGCTTTGCACACCCGACTCTGTCAGAGTCCGTGCATGAGGCAGCTCTGGCCGTCGGCGGTGGCGCGATTCACATTGCGAACCGCCGCAAGAAGAAGTAA
- the odhB gene encoding 2-oxoglutarate dehydrogenase complex dihydrolipoyllysine-residue succinyltransferase translates to MSTEIKAPVFPESVAEGTVATWHKQPGEACARDELIVDIETDKVVLEVVAPADGVIEEVLKNEGDTVESGEIIGRFKEGAAGESKPAEGKKDESKSEAPTEEGKSEAASGDAILSPAARKLAEENNVDPNAIKGTGKDGRVTKEDVQNHVENAKSSGASAAPKPAAGMPEVNVSAGERPEKRVPMTRLRASIAKRLVNAQQSAAMLTTFNEVNMAPIMELRKQYQESFVKRHGIKLGFMSFFTKAATEALKRFPAVNASIDGNDMVYHGYQDIGVAVSTDRGLVVPVLRDSDAMGLADIEKKIVEYGTKAKEGKLAIEDMTGGTFTITNGGIFGSLISTPILNPPQTAILGMHKIQERPMAVNGKVEIQPMMYLALSYDHRMIDGKEAVQFLVAIKEMLEDPARILLDV, encoded by the coding sequence ATGTCAACTGAGATTAAAGCCCCCGTTTTCCCGGAGTCGGTCGCCGAGGGTACCGTCGCGACCTGGCACAAACAGCCGGGTGAAGCCTGTGCACGTGATGAGCTGATTGTCGACATCGAAACGGACAAGGTTGTCCTTGAGGTGGTTGCGCCGGCGGATGGCGTGATTGAAGAAGTTCTCAAGAATGAAGGCGATACGGTCGAGAGCGGAGAAATCATCGGCCGGTTCAAGGAAGGCGCAGCGGGCGAGTCCAAGCCTGCGGAAGGCAAAAAGGATGAGAGCAAAAGCGAGGCTCCGACGGAAGAGGGCAAGAGCGAAGCGGCTTCCGGTGATGCCATCCTGAGCCCGGCAGCCCGCAAGCTTGCGGAAGAGAACAATGTGGATCCGAACGCGATCAAGGGCACCGGCAAAGATGGCCGTGTCACCAAGGAAGACGTTCAGAATCACGTGGAAAACGCTAAGTCCTCCGGCGCTTCTGCTGCGCCCAAGCCGGCTGCCGGCATGCCGGAAGTGAACGTGTCCGCTGGTGAGCGCCCGGAGAAGCGCGTCCCGATGACCCGCCTGCGTGCCAGCATCGCCAAGCGTCTGGTCAATGCGCAGCAGAGCGCAGCCATGCTGACAACCTTCAACGAAGTCAACATGGCGCCGATCATGGAGCTGCGCAAGCAGTACCAGGAAAGCTTTGTGAAGCGTCACGGGATCAAGCTCGGCTTCATGTCCTTCTTTACCAAGGCGGCGACCGAAGCCCTGAAGCGATTCCCCGCGGTGAACGCCTCCATCGACGGTAACGATATGGTTTACCATGGTTACCAGGACATCGGTGTGGCGGTATCCACCGATCGTGGTCTGGTGGTTCCGGTGCTGCGTGATTCCGATGCCATGGGGCTGGCGGACATCGAGAAGAAGATTGTCGAGTACGGCACCAAGGCGAAAGAGGGCAAACTCGCCATCGAGGACATGACCGGCGGCACCTTCACCATCACCAACGGTGGTATCTTCGGCTCGCTGATTTCCACGCCCATCCTGAACCCGCCACAGACCGCGATCCTGGGTATGCACAAGATCCAGGAGCGCCCGATGGCGGTGAACGGCAAGGTGGAAATCCAGCCTATGATGTATCTGGCGCTCTCTTACGACCACCGCATGATCGATGGCAAGGAAGCAGTGCAGTTCCTTGTTGCGATTAAGGAAATGCTTGAAGACCCGGCACGTATTCTGCTGGACGTCTGA